Proteins found in one Triticum aestivum cultivar Chinese Spring chromosome 4D, IWGSC CS RefSeq v2.1, whole genome shotgun sequence genomic segment:
- the LOC123097582 gene encoding probable dolichyl pyrophosphate Man9GlcNAc2 alpha-1,3-glucosyltransferase, translating into MAKPKKSRNSAPDPLVAARLPWQPSAPPLATALLISFAALLLRALVSVGPYSGQGAAPKFGDYEAQRHWMELTLHLPSSDWYRNTSDNDLAHWGLDYPPLSAYQSRLHAHLINASLPDAVALRSSRGFESQESKLLMRWTVLSSDLILFFPAALWFVWAYMKDGVGGSGERREGWTWLLAMVLLNPCLVLIDHGHFQYNCISLGLTLGAIAGILSRNELVAAALFSLAINHKQMSMYFAPAFFGHLLGKCLKRKYPIVEIMKLGFVVLGTFALVWWPYLHSYEAAMQVISRLAPFERGIYEDYVANFWCTTSVLIKWKRLYAIKPLKLMSLSATILAFLPSFIQQVKSPSNLGFLYSLLNSSFSFYLFSYQVHEKSILLPLLPASLLALHEPHLHGWFTYYALFSMYPLICRDQLLLQYISVLGLFVLIYYSPGGNYGKGMKISSGTMAVLSLPLLCSILLHTVYLQIEPPKRYPFLFDALIMFICFSQFIILTLYTNYKQWMLDFHPRPVGSKKDL; encoded by the exons ATGGCGAAGCCGAAGAAATCCCGGAACTCCGCCCCAGATCCATTGGTCGCCGCCCGGCTCCCATGGCAGCCCTCAGCGCCGCCGCTCGCCACTGCCCTCCTTATCTCCTTCGCTGCCCTCCTCCTCCGCGCGCTTGTCTCCGTCGGCCCCTACTCGGGTCAGGGCGCAGCACCCAAATTCGGCGACTACGAGGCTCAGCGGCACTGGATGGAGCTCACCCTCCACCTCCCCTCCTCCGACTGGTACCGCAACACCTCCGACAACGACCTCGCCCACTGGGGCCTCGACTACCCGCCCCTCTCCGCCTACCAGAGCCGGCTCCACGCTCACCTCATCAACGCCTCCCTCCCCGACGCTGTCGCCCTCCGATCCTCTCgcgggttcgagtcccaggaatc GAAGTTGCTTATGCGGTGGACAGTACTCTCGTCTGATCTCATTCTGTTCTTCCCCGCGGCGCTATGGTTCGTGTGGGCGTACATGAAGGATGGGGTTGGCGGTAGTGGGGAGAGGCGTGAGGGGTGGACGTGGCTGCTCGCCATGGTTCTTCTCAACCCGTGTTTAGTATTAATCGACCACGGCCATTTTCAG TATAACTGCATCAGTCTTGGGCTGACACTCGGAGCGATTGCTGGTATTCTGTCGAGGAACGAACTTGTTGCTGCTGCTCTCTTCAGTCTTGCAATTAACCATAAGCAG ATGAGCATGTACTTTGCGCCAGCTTTTTTTGGGCATCTTCTTGGAAAATGCCTGAAGCGGAAGTATCCAATTGTTGAGATCATGAAACTTGGTTTTGTTGTACTGGGaacttttgctcttgtttggtgGCCTTATTTACATTCTTATGAGGCTGCCATGCAG GTGATCTCTCGATTGGCTCCGTTTGAGAGAGGTATATATGAGGATTATGTTGCAAATTTCTGGTGTACCACCTCAGTTCTTATCAAGTGGAAGCGATTGTACGCAATAAAGCCGCTGAAACTTATGAGTCTTTCTGCTACCATCCTGGCTTTCTTGCCTTCATTTATTCAGCAAGTCAAGTCACCAAGTAATCTTGGCTTCCTCTATTCTCTGTTGAACAGTTCGTTCTCTTTCTACCTATTCTCGTACCAAG TGCATGAGAAATCAATTTTGCTTCCTCTTTTACCCGCAAGCCTTTTAGCATTACACGAACCTCACCTGCATGGATGGTTCACGTACTATGCACTTTTTTCGATGTACCCGCTTATCTGCCGTGATCAGCTTCTTCTACAATATATATCTGTTCTTGGATTATTCGTTCTTATTTACTACTCACCTGGTGGAAACTATGGAAAGGGGATGAAAATTTCGTCTGGAACAATGGCAGTTCTGAGCCTGCCATTGTTATGCTCGATCTTACTTCACACTGTGTACCTGCAAATAGAGCCTCCAAAGAGGTATCCCTTCCTCTTTGATGCACTGATAATGTTCATCTGCTTCTCACAGTTTATTATTTTGACCCTGTACACAAATTATAAGCAATGGATGTTGGACTTCCACCCTAGACCTGTAGGTAGCAAGAAGGACCTATGA
- the LOC123097581 gene encoding leucine-rich repeat receptor protein kinase HPCA1, with protein sequence MGLRGVLLALALLLSVCVRASHGLTDSQDTSVLRALMDQWQNSPPTWGQSDDPCGVSPWDGVTCSNDRVISIKVSTMGIKGLLAADIGQLTELQSLDLSFNKDLGGVLTPTIGNLKQLATLILAGCSFHGNIPDELGSLPKLSYMALNSNQFSGKIPASLGNLSSLYWFDVADNQLTGPLPISSNGGMGLDKLTKTKHFHFNKNQLSGPIPDALFSPEMTLIHLLFDGNKFTGDIPDSLGFVSTLEVVRLDRNSLSGPVPANLNNLTKVNELNLANNQLNGPLPNLSGMTLLNYVDLSNNTFDPSPSPQWFWKLPQLSALIIQSGRLYGTVPMKLFSSPQLQQVILDGNAFNGTLDLGRSISSELSMVSFKDNDFSSVTVTSSYNGTLALAGNPVCDHLPNTAYCNVTQHAPSRAYTTSLVKCFSGACPPEQSMSPQSCGCAYPYQGVMYFRAPFFADVGNGTAFQELESKLWTKLELSPGSVALQDPFFNSDSYMQVQVKLFPSGGPYFNRTEVMRIGFDLSNQTFKPPKEFGPYYFIASPYPFPDRNVPASKSKGAIIGIAVGCGVLVIALVGAAVYALTQRRRAQKATEELGGPFASWARSEERGGAPRLKGARWFSCEELKRSTNNFAEANELGYGGYGKVYRGMLPNGQFIAIKRAQQGSMQGGHEFKTEIELLSRVHHKNLVGLVGFCFEQGEQMLVYEYMSAGTLRDSLTGKSGLHLDWKKRLRVALGAARGLAYLHELADPPIIHRDVKSSNILMDEHLTAKVADFGLSKLVSDSDKGHVSTQVKGTLGYLDPEYYMSQQLTEKSDVYSFGVVMLELIIARQPIEKGKYIVREAKRVFDAADAEFCGLRGMIDSRIMNTNHLAAFSKFVQLALRCVEEGAAARPSMSDVVKEIEMMLQSEGLSSASTSASTSATDFDVTKSAPRHPYNDPLPKKDKDMSTDSFDDYSGGYSFQSKVEPK encoded by the exons ATGGGTCTGAGAGGGGTGCTTCTCGCTCTGGCCTTGCTGCTCTCGGTGTGCGTGCGAGCAAGCCATGGACTCACGGACAGCCAGGACA CTTCTGTTCTCCGAGCGTTAATGGATCAGTGGCAGAACTCGCCGCCTACGTGGGGACAATCCGATGATCCCTGCGGTGTTTCGCCATGGGACGGAGTGACATGCAGCAACGACAGGGTGATCTCCAT AAAAGTGTCAACCATGGGTATCAAAGGACTTCTAGCTGCTGACATCGGGCAGCTGACCGAGCTGCAATCCCT GGACCTGTCATTCAACAAAGACCTTGGAGGTGTGCTCACTCCGACCATCGGTAATTTGAAGCAGCTTGCGACCTT GATTCTGGCAGGTTGCAGCTTTCATGGCAACATCCCTGATGAGCTAGGCAGTCTTCCAAAACTATCCTACAT GGCTCTGAACTCGAATCAGTTCTCTGGAAAAATACCAGCATCTCTGGGCAATCTCTCCAGCCTCTATTGGTTTGATGTCGCCGACAATCAACTGACCGGCCCATTGCCAATCTCATCAAACGGGGGAATGGGTCTAGACAAGCTTACAAAAACCAAACACTT CCACTTCAACAAGAACCAATTGTCTGGTCCCATCCCAGATGCTCTCTTCAGCCCTGAGATGACACTGATTCATCT GCTTTTCGATGGAAATAAGTTCACCGGTGACATCCCGGACTCTCTTGGGTTTGTTAGCACACTCGAAGTTGT CCGGCTGGATAGAAATTCCCTCTCCGGACCAGTTCCGGCGAACCTGAATAACCTCACCAAAGTAAACGAGCT CAACTTAGCCAACAACCAGCTTAACGGACCGTTGCCCAATCTATCTGGGATGACTCTTCTCAATTATGT TGATCTGAGCAACAACACATTTGATCCTTCCCCGAGCCCGCAGTGGTTCTGGAAGTTGCCACAGCTCTCAGCTCT GATCATACAATCCGGAAGACTCTACGGCACGGTGCCGATGAAGCTGTTCAGCAGCCCGCAGCTGCAGCAAGT GATCCTGGACGGCAACGCGTTCAATGGCACCCTCGACCTGGGGAGGAGCATTAGCAGCGAGCTGAGCATGGTGAGCTTCAAGGACAACGACTTCTCCTCCGTCACGGTGACCTCCAGCTACAACGGCACCCTCGC GCTGGCCGGGAACCCGGTGTGCGACCACCTGCCGAACACGGCGTACTGCAACGTGACACAGCACGCGCCTTCTCGGGCGTACACGACAAGCCTGGTGAAGTGCTTCTCCGGGGCGTGCCCGCCGGAGCAGAGCATGAGCCCGCAGAGCTGCGGGTGCGCGTACCCGTACCAGGGGGTGATGTACTTCCGCGCGCCCTTCTTCGCGGACGTGGGCAACGGCACGGCGTTCCAGGAGCTGGAGAGCAAGCTGTGGACCAAGCTGGAGCTCAGCCCGGGCTCCGTGGCCCTGCAGGACCCCTTCTTCAACAGCGACTCCTACATGCAGGTCCAGGTGAAGCTCTTCCCTTCCGGCGGCCCCTACTTCAACCGCACCGAGGTGATGCGCATCGGCTTCGACCTCAGCAACCAGACCTTTAAGCCGCCCAAGGAGTTCGGCCCCTACTACTTCATCGCCTCCCCGTACCCCTTCCCAG ATCGGAACGTGCCGGCATCCAAGAGCAAGGGCGCCATCATCGGGATCGCGGTTGGCTGCGGCGTCCTGGTCATCGCCCTCGTCGGAGCTGCTGTCTACGCGCTCACGCAGAGGCGCCGCGCACAGAAGGCCACGGAAGAGCTCGGCGGACCTTTCG CGTCGTGGGCTCGGAGCGAGGAGCGGGGCGGCGCGCCGCGGCTGAAAGGGGCGAGGTGGTTCTCGTGCGAGGAGCTGAAGCGGAGCACCAACAACTTCGCGGAGGCGAACGAGCTGGGGTACGGAGGGTACGGCAAGGTGTACAGGGGCATGCTGCCCAACGGGCAGTTCATCGCCATCAAGAGGGCGCAGCAAGGGTCGATGCAGGGCGGGCACGAGTTCAAGACCGAGATCGAGCTGCTCTCCCGGGTGCACCACAAGAACCTCGTCGGCCTCGTCGGCTTCTGCTTCGAGCAGGGCGAGCAGATGCTCGTCTACGAGTACATGTCCGCCGGCACACTGCGCGACAGCCTCACCG GGAAGAGCGGCCTGCATCTCGACTGGAAGAAGCGGCTCCGGGTGGCGCTGGGCGCCGCACGCGGCCTCGCCTACCTGCATGAGCTCGCCGACCCGCCCATCATCCACCGGGACGTCAAGTCCAGCAACATCCTCATGGACGAGCACCTCACCGCCAAGGTCGCCGACTTCGGCCTCTCCAAATTAGTGTCTGACAGCGACAAGGGCCATGTCAGCACCCAAGTCAAAGGAACGCTG GGTTATCTGGACCCCGAGTACTACATGTCCCAGCAACTGACGGAGAAGAGCGACGTCTACAGCTTCGGCGTGGTCATGCTCGAGCTGATCATCGCCAGGCAGCCGATCGAGAAGGGGAAGTACATCGTCAGGGAGGCCAAGAGGGTTTTCGACGCTGCCGACGCCGAGTTCTGCGGCCTCAGGGGCATGATAGACTCCAGGATCATGAACACCAACCATCTCGCCGCGTTCAGCAAGTTCGTGCAGCTGGCCCTCCGGTGCGTGGAGGAGGGCGCTGCCGCCCGACCGTCGATGAGCGACGTCGTCAAGGAGATCGAGATGATGCTGCAGAGCGAGGGGCTCAGCAGCGCCTCGACATCCGCCTCAACGTCTGCGACGGACTTCGACGTCACAAAAAGCGCTCCTCGCCACCCTTACAACGATCCTCTCCCAAAGAAGGACAAGGACATGAGTACAGACTCATTCGACGATTATAGCGGAGGATATTCTTTCCAGTCAAAGGTCGAACCAAAGTAG